In the genome of Thiorhodovibrio winogradskyi, the window TCAGTATCGAGACAAGGCCTGGAGATCTACCGAAGATTCGTGATGCCGAGGATGTCATCTTTCTGGTGCTCGCAGCTGTAGCCAAGGCCGATGCACTGGTCAGTGGCGACGGCGATATTCAGGCAGTCAAGGCGCAATTTCAAATTCCCATCCTGACCGTCGCAGAATTCGCCGACTGGCTGCAGGCTCAATAAACTCCCGGAATCAAGCTCGTGATGTTGGCCGCCACCCCACCACAGCAGAAACCCTGCCCCGATGACTCGGGAGCGGGGTTGTCTGGGGCTTCGGGCATCCGTGCCCGAGGGGTTAGCTGCGCCAGATTGGGAATAGGTTTGGCGCGGCTGGGGTGGTTCGGGAATTAAACAGAGCCTGGCCCCATTTGTTACCATTGAGGACGGCGAGGTACGCGCATTCCATCAGGGCACGGGGACCACGGGGATCCCGATATCGATGCCTGATATATGGCTGCAACGTTTCCTTCTGCTGATCAGCGATTTTCCTCTTGTATCGCGGGGCGGACCATATATGGCCCCATTTAGCCACAGCTCCGGCCGCTGTAGCGGTCAAGTGGCTACAGGTGCGTATCGTTGGCAGCGAAAACTGTCGGCTCTGTAACAAGGGTTCATCAAGGCTCGAGCCGTGTGAGGGGAAACTTTCATGCACGGTTCTTAGGGGGCTGGGTCAGCGGCAACGCTGCCCGGCTACCCGACAATTTAGCGCAAAGTCCATTTTATTGTTCAGGAGCTGAATTTGTTGCTTCTATCAGTATGTCAAGTTTATCCATCTGGTCGCGATATTGATCTTCAAGATTTGGGCTGTACCAACGGCGTCTATTGTTTGCCCTCATTGCCGCATCCTCTAAAGCGACTCTTGCTAACTTGAATTCGCGTGCTCGCATGAAAAAGCCAGCGATACGCAATGCGGAGTCGGCTGAAGGTGCAAGCTCCTCGACTTTCAGAAAAGAATCTAAAGCTTTGTTCCAATTCTCTTGGCGCATAGCTAGCTCCCCATCCATGACATAGAAGCCGGCAAGAAGCCGACTGCGCTTCTCAACCCCTGACAAATTGGCAAGCGCAGGAGTCAATCTGTGTATTTCAGAAATCATTTCTCGACATTGCGTTTCGTCAATTCCATCAAATAACTGGCTAAGTGCTGGGCGCAAACCATCTGTCCAGCGATGTTGATTGATACGGTTAATAAGATCATCAATATTATATTGGACAGGTCTGTCAAACCGGCATGCAATGTCAAGTGACATGATTGGAAAAGTCAAGTCATCAGGAAACTGAGCATACCCATCGTCTAATACGCGTAATGCGGTCGTGATATCTCCCATGGCTACAAACACGGTCGCCAAGGTTCGCTGTGCACGGGGAGATTCTGGATGCTCAATAGCCCAAAGCGAGTAAAGTTGTTCAAGGGCACCCCATTCCCTGGCGTATCCCCGGGTGACGAATGAAGCTATCAATATTAAGCAGACCCCGACTGCGGGTGCCAAGAAGCGACTTAGCTCTTTAACACGCTTTAGTCCCAAATAGACGCCAGCCGACAGGCTAAGTAAGGGGCCGAGAATCGGCAGGTAGTTGCGGTGTTCAAAATAGAGCTCTAACCCGATCGTTGTTGATTCCAGCAGATGTCCGCCTAAAAACCAAAGTACTGCAAAACTAACAAGTGGGAAACGTTTGTGAAATGCGATTGAAAAAATTATGATAAATGCTAAGGCGAGTGAGGCAAACAATACCGGCATTGTAAAAATACTAGTGTATATTGGAAAGTCATCTTGGAATAAACCTAATCCCACCACTCTCATACTGATCAAGTGATAAAGGTAGTCCATGAGTACGACAGGCTCTGTTAACAAACGCTGTTCAAGGGAAAAATCTCTCGACGCATAGCCTGAAAGCCACCGTGGCAAGTAGGCGAGATAGCCGATTAAGGCGATGGTCGGAACTAGGAGAAAAATGCGTCTCCACCAAACAAAATTGGCATTAACCGCCAAACTGGAAAGCAATGTAAACTCGATAACAAAGAGATACAGTGGGAGTAAGACACCAGACTCTTTGCTCAGCATCGCCAGTATTGTAAAAACAATGACTGATAGAGTGAGCAGTAATAGATAGCGGGTTTCAATATTATTGATTTGAGTGCGGATCATGACATGCCCTGCAACGCCCGCCAAGACAAAAAGCGTGGCGAGTTGAGTCATGCGTTGCACGACATACATAACGGTGGAAACTTGTAAGGGGTGAAGCAGCCATAGGGATGTCGCGACAATCGCAATCCAGTCCCCAGCATTCTGAGCAACAAACGGCTTAAGCAATAGCCGTGAAATGGCAAAAACCAATACGCCAATGAGTAAATGAATAAAAAGATTTGTCTGCTTGAAGCTGGCTGGATGTGATGGCCAGGCATTGTCATTGATGAGAAAGGATAGTTTTGACAGCGGTCTTCCGAGTGGTCCAGCGTTACCGATAGCAAGATAGGTCAGCAGTGAAGACCAACTTTCAACAGGAGACTTGCCTAATGCGCCTAAATTATCGAAATCATCGAGCATGAACGCGCCTGGTATGGCTGGCTGGTAAGTCACCCAGACTACCCCTAAAATTCCTACAAAAATAACAGCCACAAACAGCTGGTGGAGATACAGGTGTGCTTTTATTTTGCTCTCGTTTCGAAACATCGAATTGATTCGCTCCGCTTCACACCTACAACTAATAATAAAGCCAGCTTTTCGGGCTGGCTTTATTTAGATTCCAGAAGATTCGGGAATTATTAACGACAATTGGCGGGCCGATATTTAGCTGCCAAGTCGCCTCCTTTGCAGTCGACTGAAACGCCATCATTGTCGCCACTGACGAGATAAATAAATGTTTTGTCTTCAGTATCTGGTCCAAAATCATCAAGAGTATAGGTCAATGTTGAACCATTTGAACTCGTAGCAAATGCGATAGCTTTAATGTAATCGCTCTGTTCTGCTCTTGTGTTGATGCCAGCTTCGCTCGTAGATGCTGGCATGTTACCGGTGGAAAGGTAATATTCAGCAATGCTTGTGCGGGCAGCGCTTGCGATGACCATCACCTCACTGAACTTAGCGCGGATCGTGTAGTCTTGATAAGCAGGGATAGCAATCGCTGCCAAAATACCAATGATCGCCACCACGATCATGAGTTCGATTAGGGTAAAGCCTTGTTGGATTTGCTTACGCATGAGAATAACCTCTTCATTCAACGTTGAAAAAAAGAAACCCAAATTACTGATGAGTGACCGAGCCAGGTCCAGGAATCGGGCTTCGTGCTGGCTCGCGAGGCAGGATGCAGAGACCATGCCAACCCAAGAAACCATCGCAAAGTCCGCCGCAAGTCGCTCGAGAAAGCTTGCCGTTGCTCGGTTTTTTATCCCAGCGGTCCGCGACACGCGCGGCGTCGGCATGATTCAGAAAAAACCATAATAATAAGTCGGGATTAAATAAACAATCCCGACTAAATAATAAGGGATCGAAAAAACAATCCCGACTTAAACCGTCTGAAATAGCTGGCACAAATCCCGACTTGAATCTGTGGTGATGCCAAGTCATCTTACCCACCCCTGACATGCACAACGCCAAAACCAGGAACCAGGGATGCCGACCATCCACTTCGACACCGCCATGGCCATCACCGGCCTCGGTCGCACCAGCCTCTGGCGGCGCATCAGCACCACCCCGGATTCCAGCGAGACCGTTGTCCCTGCCAAGGGCCACAAGCGCACCCGCATTGACCTCGACAGCGCCCTAACCTGGGCCGGTCTGACGCTCAATGACGCGGACCGCGCCCTGATCACCGCCGCCGATGCCGGGGACGCCGCCGCCCAGCGCGAACTGGGCATGCTGTTTCTGGAGCTTTCGCTACCCGAGCGCGCCGCGCATTGGCTGCACCTGGCCGCCGCGCAAGGGGATGCCGATGCCATGCAGTGGCTTGGCAAGCTCTGTGCGCGCGGTGATGGCGTGGAACTGGACGAGGCACAAGCCATTGCATGGATTAAAAAAGCCGCCGAGGGTGGCCATATTATCGCGCAGCGGCAGGTGGCGGAGTTGGGTCTTTAGCACATTCGACCGGGTCAGTATCGATTCAGATCAGGCGGGGCGGGGCTTGCGATACCGACGATTCATTTCACAAGTTGATTGAATCTCGGCTGACGGCAGCGGCGACGAGGTATCCTTGGCGTTGGCGCCCATGGTGAAACAACGGAGATACTTTCCGATGAATCAAGCAATCAAGCAATCAAGCTGATTGTCGAACAACACCCAGATGGATTCGTGGCCTATCCACTCGGGATGAAAGGCATCATTGTGGTTCTTGGCGGTTTTTCCTCTTGACATCCGCGGCAAGAAGTGTCGATAGTGCGTATATCTAAACGATATACAGGAATGCCGTCATGCGTGATGCCGCAATCAACCTCAGAACCCTGCCCCAGCAAAGAGATCTTATTGATCAGGCGGCTGCGGCACTGGGAAAAAACCGCTCGGACTTCATGCTGGAAGCCGCCTGTGAGCGCGCTCAATCCGTGTTACTTGACCAAGTATTTTTCCGTCTGGATACGGACAAATTCGAGCAATTCCTTACTTTGATCGATGCCCCGCCCGCATCGAATCCAGGCATGGAACGCCTGATGGCCATCAAGGCACCTTGGGCTGACGAGTCCCAATGACCCATCGCCTCCTGCCGCCTCAGCCATTATCGGTCAATCACCACCTTGCGGATTTCTCCTGCGGTGAGTCGTTACTTGATGAGTGGCTGCGACGCCGGGCGCAGTCAAACCAGACCCTGGGAGCAACCCGAACCTTTGTGGTGACAACTGTCACCGGGCAGGTTATCGCCTATTACGCCCTGGCCGCTGGCGCTGTGTCGCATCAGGACGCGCCGGGGAAGATACGGCGAAACATGCCAGACCCCGTGCCGGTTTTGGTGCTCGCACGACTGGCCGTTGACCAAGGCTTCCAGGGACAGCGAATCGGGGGCGCCTTGCTGCAAGACGCAGTGCAACGTGCCATTTCGGTGGCTGAAAATATCGGCGTGCGTGCGCTACTTGTGCATGCGCTACACGAGCAAGCTGTTCAGTTCTACGCGCATTATAGCTAAATGGGGCCAGGTTCGCTTTAATTCCTGAGTCATCCAACCGAAAGCGACCCATCCCCATCTGATCCTGCCTGAACCCAGTCTTTACCTTCCAGCCCCCGATGGTTTGACCCGAGGAGGCTTTTTCGTGCGGTGCTCGGCGCGGAGCAATTAACAGCAGACCGAGAGGCATGAGACATGCTGAAGAGCTATGAAGCAACCCTGGATCATGGTCACATCGAATGGCAGGGCGAGCGCCCGGAGGTCCTCAAGGCACGCATTATCGTCACCATTCTCGAAGAACGCGGTTCGATCCGACCCCGTCGGAATACGCCTGCCTCGATTGCCGGTAAGGGCCGACTCTTGGGTGACATCGTGCAACCCCTCGACGACGACGCTATCGAGCATCAGCAAAAGATGGATCTCTATGATCGGCTCATGCGCGATTTGCGTGGTAAGGTCCGCATCGGACGCAAACTGACGCGGGAAGAGCTGAATGAGCGTTGAGACGTTCCTCGACACCTAACGTCTTTCTCTATCACCTCGACGATTCCGACCTTCGCAAGCATGACATCGCGGCGCGTTTGATCCGCGAGGCGATCGACACCGGGAATGCCTGCACCAGCTATCAGGTCGTTCAGGAGTGTTTGAGTGCAGGGTTGCGGAAAGCGCATATCCCGCTGGATGCCGAGCGAGCAAGGGATTATCTCGATACCGTCCTGGTCCCGTTGTGGTTCGGAAAAGGTTCCAGGTTCGCTTTAATTCGGCTGCAAGCCCCCGATTAGCTAAATGGGGCCAGAGTAGCTAAATGGGGCCAGGGTGGATTTAATTTCCTGCACCAACACAAATTTCAAATAGATCGGCGTGGGTTCCGGCGCGAACGAAGTTGATGGTCTTGCCCTCGACCTGGCCCTCGACCTAATAGATCAGTAGGAAGTCACCGCCGATGTGGCATTCCCGGTGATCGGCCCAGTCGACCTTGAGTGGGTGGTCCAGCCATTCAAACCCGAGCGGCGCATCCTTGGCAATGAGCAGAGCCGGTGACCATGCTGGTGGCGATGCGGCGCTTGAAGGTGCCGGAAGTACGGTGAGATGCATGCCCGGCTTACTGCACGGCGGCGGTACGGCAGCCAACCAGGCGTAGGCGTCAGCGCACAGCACAACATCGTCGGTAAGCTGCTCGAGCCGTTCCACATTGGTGATACGTTCAAGCAGCGGCTTGCTTTGTTCGGCGGCGGCCTCGCCAAAGCGACGGCGGATTAGGCGCGGCAGCGTGCGGCGGGTGCTTTCGATAGCGCCTTCTTGTGGCCTTCCCGGCGTGCCGCGTTCAGCAGTGTGACCTCATCAGTTTCATGACAGACACTGCGAACGGCTTTGGGATACATTAACTGCAATTCAGCTTGGCTGCGCTTTGCTTTTGAGTGCGGATACCACATCGGCCATTTCAGTAACCATCGTAAAGGCAACTTGCAGCGTGACAATCAATTCAGCAGTGGATAAACAATATTCATGACTGATTTGATGACGAATCTCTCGAATCTCCTGCCAGCGTCTTGTTGATGGAAGATAATTATTGCGTTCCAGCAGGTTCAAAATATCAATGACCGGGCGTGTTTCGACAGGTTCTTGCAAGGTTGCACACAAAACTGCCGAAACAGTTGGGTACTCTGACACCTGTATCAATGGCTGTCGATCCGCCACTTTGGTTAGTCTCGCAATGTGGGCCTGAATCAGCAATTGAAACGGGAATCGGAAGGCAAGAACGCGGCATCCAGAATCTCATCGAGCAGATAGGGGCAGCTTTCTGGAAAAGTCGCAACCGGCAGTCCGGTTTCATGACAGGCACTGCGAACAGCTTTGGGATAAATGAGCTGCAAGGCAGCGGGCATCGTCCCTCTCAAACTGGGGCTATCGAGCAGGATCGCTTCAATTTCATCGCGTTGATGGTCGATTGTTTTGAGCCAGCTT includes:
- a CDS encoding type II toxin-antitoxin system TacA family antitoxin translates to MRDAAINLRTLPQQRDLIDQAAAALGKNRSDFMLEAACERAQSVLLDQVFFRLDTDKFEQFLTLIDAPPASNPGMERLMAIKAPWADESQ
- a CDS encoding tetratricopeptide repeat protein, giving the protein MFRNESKIKAHLYLHQLFVAVIFVGILGVVWVTYQPAIPGAFMLDDFDNLGALGKSPVESWSSLLTYLAIGNAGPLGRPLSKLSFLINDNAWPSHPASFKQTNLFIHLLIGVLVFAISRLLLKPFVAQNAGDWIAIVATSLWLLHPLQVSTVMYVVQRMTQLATLFVLAGVAGHVMIRTQINNIETRYLLLLTLSVIVFTILAMLSKESGVLLPLYLFVIEFTLLSSLAVNANFVWWRRIFLLVPTIALIGYLAYLPRWLSGYASRDFSLEQRLLTEPVVLMDYLYHLISMRVVGLGLFQDDFPIYTSIFTMPVLFASLALAFIIIFSIAFHKRFPLVSFAVLWFLGGHLLESTTIGLELYFEHRNYLPILGPLLSLSAGVYLGLKRVKELSRFLAPAVGVCLILIASFVTRGYAREWGALEQLYSLWAIEHPESPRAQRTLATVFVAMGDITTALRVLDDGYAQFPDDLTFPIMSLDIACRFDRPVQYNIDDLINRINQHRWTDGLRPALSQLFDGIDETQCREMISEIHRLTPALANLSGVEKRSRLLAGFYVMDGELAMRQENWNKALDSFLKVEELAPSADSALRIAGFFMRAREFKLARVALEDAAMRANNRRRWYSPNLEDQYRDQMDKLDILIEATNSAPEQ
- a CDS encoding tetratricopeptide repeat protein, whose translation is MPTIHFDTAMAITGLGRTSLWRRISTTPDSSETVVPAKGHKRTRIDLDSALTWAGLTLNDADRALITAADAGDAAAQRELGMLFLELSLPERAAHWLHLAAAQGDADAMQWLGKLCARGDGVELDEAQAIAWIKKAAEGGHIIAQRQVAELGL
- a CDS encoding GNAT family N-acetyltransferase — protein: MTHRLLPPQPLSVNHHLADFSCGESLLDEWLRRRAQSNQTLGATRTFVVTTVTGQVIAYYALAAGAVSHQDAPGKIRRNMPDPVPVLVLARLAVDQGFQGQRIGGALLQDAVQRAISVAENIGVRALLVHALHEQAVQFYAHYS
- a CDS encoding type II toxin-antitoxin system mRNA interferase toxin, RelE/StbE family, yielding MHLTVLPAPSSAASPPAWSPALLIAKDAPLGFEWLDHPLKVDWADHRECHIGGDFLLIY
- a CDS encoding pilin, which produces MPTPRVSRTAGIKNRATASFLERLAADFAMVSWVGMVSASCLASQHEARFLDLARSLISNLGFFFSTLNEEVILMRKQIQQGFTLIELMIVVAIIGILAAIAIPAYQDYTIRAKFSEVMVIASAARTSIAEYYLSTGNMPASTSEAGINTRAEQSDYIKAIAFATSSNGSTLTYTLDDFGPDTEDKTFIYLVSGDNDGVSVDCKGGDLAAKYRPANCR